The following are from one region of the Streptomyces rubrogriseus genome:
- a CDS encoding PPA1309 family protein — MSNTPMAASPLTRAVLEIDEYVSGLGWDQPARLFALVDTARLRADQPSLADRLGLQEEPESSGLTPIEQDEVPTDQALDEFLGTIAWPDAVVGCALAVERLMLPPSAEAQVPSGLNEKKLAQWVAEHPDRQEVRMTVAVLRDGSRDSALRLREKDAATEVLTGSDLVPGLAAALTATFEE; from the coding sequence ATGTCCAACACCCCCATGGCAGCGAGCCCCCTCACCCGGGCCGTGCTCGAGATCGACGAGTACGTCTCCGGCCTCGGCTGGGACCAGCCCGCACGCCTCTTTGCACTTGTCGACACCGCACGGCTGCGGGCCGACCAGCCCTCACTCGCGGACCGGCTCGGTCTGCAGGAGGAGCCGGAGTCCTCCGGCCTCACCCCGATCGAGCAGGACGAAGTTCCAACGGACCAGGCGCTCGACGAGTTCCTGGGCACCATCGCCTGGCCCGACGCCGTGGTCGGCTGCGCGCTCGCCGTGGAGCGCCTGATGCTGCCGCCCTCGGCCGAGGCCCAGGTGCCTTCGGGCCTGAACGAGAAGAAGCTCGCGCAGTGGGTGGCGGAGCACCCGGACCGTCAGGAGGTCCGCATGACGGTCGCGGTCCTGCGCGACGGCAGCCGTGACTCCGCGCTGCGGCTGCGGGAGAAGGACGCGGCCACGGAGGTCCTGACGGGGTCCGACCTGGTGCCGGGTCTGGCCGCGGCGCTGACGGCGACCTTCGAGGAGTAG